CGCCAGAACCCCCGTATGATGGGCGTCCTGTTCACGCTCATCCTCCTGCTCACGCAGGCGGGAAGCGCAGCAGCAGGAAACGCAGGGTACATCTACGGTCCGTAATCACGAGAGAAATTCGTAGTTCCAGTAGACTGCATCTTCGAAGACAACCGGTACTTGTTCTAACAAGAGGAAATCCCTGAGTTCCTCCTCAGACAGTCCTGTCTCTGTGATTCGTTGAGAGCCGAGGTGGTACTTTTGTTGGCCGGGGAATGCAGGAATGACTAACGAGCCAGGGCCACAGCGAGACGTCGGGTACGTCTTGTACGTCAGGTCGTACGTATCCGTGTCGACCCGTTCTACTTCGCAGAGTACTGCAAATCCACTTTCGGCTTGCACGACCGAGAGGCTCCCGTCCCCGACGACAGCGTATTGGTGGGCAACGCTGCCGTACTTGCGGACGAGTTGGAGCGACGCCTGCAGTGGGAATCCGCGATTGAGGTAGCGCGCAATCGTTCTCCCAGCGGTAACTGCCTTACTGTTGATGACTTCACTGAGTGTGACGATGCCACCGATTGCACCTGC
The genomic region above belongs to Haloferax marinisediminis and contains:
- a CDS encoding DUF7503 family protein — its product is MSEESSTMVSYLRQNPRMMGVLFTLILLLTQAGSAAAGNAGYIYGP